A window of Eikenella corrodens contains these coding sequences:
- a CDS encoding FitA-like ribbon-helix-helix domain-containing protein: MAAITIRNLSDETHRALKARAASAGRSTEAEIRLILEQAARPERRIKLGSLLTGLGRQAGGVDLETVRDPSVTQPVSYE, translated from the coding sequence ATGGCTGCCATCACCATCCGCAACCTGTCCGACGAAACCCACCGCGCCCTGAAAGCCCGGGCGGCCTCCGCCGGGCGCAGCACCGAGGCGGAAATCCGTCTGATTCTGGAGCAGGCCGCCCGTCCCGAGCGGCGGATTAAATTGGGCTCGCTGCTGACCGGTTTGGGCCGGCAGGCCGGCGGGGTGGATTTGGAAACCGTCCGTGATCCTTCCGTCACACAGCCGGTGTCATACGAATGA
- a CDS encoding type II toxin-antitoxin system VapC family toxin, which translates to MILVDTNVISETLRQQPDPAVVRWMDAQSIETLYLSAVTVAELRYGIAVLPEGRKRQVLHNGLEQSVLPLFEGRILPFDGAAAISYAELMAAARRRGRGVSAADGYIAATAHAAGLMVATRDTSPFEAVGLAVVNPWLFDAG; encoded by the coding sequence ATGATTTTAGTCGATACCAACGTCATTTCCGAGACTCTTCGGCAGCAGCCCGATCCTGCCGTTGTGCGCTGGATGGATGCCCAGTCGATCGAAACGCTTTATCTGTCGGCCGTGACGGTGGCCGAACTGCGCTACGGCATTGCCGTACTGCCGGAAGGCAGGAAGCGGCAAGTGCTGCATAACGGGCTGGAGCAGTCGGTACTACCCCTGTTCGAGGGGCGTATCCTGCCTTTTGATGGCGCAGCAGCGATATCGTATGCCGAATTGATGGCTGCCGCCCGCCGTCGGGGCCGGGGGGTGTCGGCAGCCGACGGCTATATTGCCGCCACCGCCCATGCCGCCGGTTTGATGGTGGCAACCCGGGATACCTCTCCGTTCGAGGCGGTCGGTTTGGCGGTAGTCAATCCCTGGCTGTTTGATGCCGGGTGA
- a CDS encoding AcaB family transcriptional regulator: MNRSKQKLVVKPKSVKVEQTFDTSFPTSEQSVFSDGYDWEKERARLAVASDNPAALADLAVLVEHELLLKQHILRMRIHSGRARSRSVTSIDLDDYEIYLSEDQAFDDIGKLSGSGDTFELQTKHAVRMWEGQNDRKSHRWPGIRYGMALSGELVRSAKQDNPFAHAELLAFERGLEEVTAYLESETDKMRQQIVQYAATGIHIAVMTNRNPLLIKVESMRGYGFRLLQLLMSYDMLVRLALTMGSKGLASNTESNRIIYEGGRRLRSLLQSLYTAAMKMRQIQGITRRTLLNDPDMSAKLVAAVAAGALPSLSEAVLLYRISPTYAFIERVLSDEVVLTQLKETAARLGLLETADNTRAAEEV, translated from the coding sequence ATGAATCGCAGTAAACAGAAACTGGTTGTCAAACCAAAATCCGTTAAGGTCGAACAAACATTTGACACGTCCTTCCCGACATCCGAGCAGTCGGTGTTTTCGGACGGCTATGACTGGGAGAAGGAACGTGCCCGTCTAGCGGTGGCATCAGACAACCCTGCGGCTTTGGCCGATTTGGCTGTGTTGGTGGAACATGAATTATTGCTGAAGCAGCATATCCTACGTATGAGGATTCATTCGGGGCGGGCACGTTCCCGTTCTGTGACTTCAATCGATCTGGACGATTATGAAATCTACTTATCCGAAGACCAGGCGTTTGACGATATCGGCAAGCTCAGCGGCAGCGGTGACACTTTCGAGTTGCAGACCAAACATGCGGTGCGGATGTGGGAAGGACAGAATGATCGCAAGAGCCATCGCTGGCCGGGTATTCGCTACGGTATGGCGCTGTCGGGCGAACTGGTGCGGTCGGCAAAACAGGACAACCCGTTTGCCCATGCTGAACTGTTGGCCTTCGAACGGGGTTTGGAGGAAGTGACTGCCTATTTGGAGTCGGAAACCGACAAGATGCGGCAGCAAATCGTGCAGTATGCTGCCACTGGCATCCATATTGCCGTTATGACCAACCGAAATCCGTTGTTGATCAAGGTGGAATCGATGCGGGGCTATGGTTTCAGGCTGTTGCAGCTACTAATGTCCTACGACATGTTGGTTCGCTTGGCTTTGACGATGGGCAGTAAAGGGTTAGCCAGCAATACAGAAAGCAATCGGATCATCTATGAAGGTGGCCGTAGACTTCGCTCCCTGCTGCAGAGCCTGTATACCGCCGCCATGAAGATGCGGCAAATTCAGGGAATTACTCGGCGAACCCTGCTGAACGACCCGGACATGTCGGCCAAATTAGTGGCAGCAGTGGCTGCTGGGGCACTCCCTTCATTGTCGGAGGCGGTACTGCTGTACCGTATATCACCGACCTATGCCTTTATTGAACGGGTGCTCAGCGATGAAGTGGTGCTGACTCAACTGAAAGAAACGGCTGCCAGGTTGGGGCTGCTGGAAACGGCCGACAATACTCGCGCTGCCGAAGAAGTGTGA
- a CDS encoding TraC family protein has product MNIFQQNEQRDVGWQYVSLTAGNDEDGIFYFEADNAIGSACLFPPLAGWDDKTPDAASVLLNEPYPGGTIMQFIHFGSPYIRPITDNYAQARFGVLGDAAVQTAQYGVRERAAFIERGSRHRLVPTTETRILGSYCLWTFKIPLKTSNPFSGSPKEMEAFRKECDEFLKLRSRALSQLTVMGIQANVLPTPDLMGVLRRYFSVYEEWDTGVEEETPLNEQLFPVGSRMNWDSRRHDLLHCSGFSHSKERQYIGLLAIDRYPGSDHPFHFSRMIELLGNPPGDGPQIGMPYALCTTIHFPEQQTKAAKVRAMQGQVEKSANPLMLKWSPRLKKKREGFQQLAQLMVEGGNLVEASTSLCLFNASANAIRSAQSTLSSYYKRLGFVMRPERYMPEVSFFNQLPLNASPESIKNTHRFKTMGGSHAAHLLPVTDEWQGFGNEMLLTTRIGRPFRYALFDPRNLNYNWVWTGGSGTGKTFAVQRLIQDQLSMGTKIWTLDTGSSYLAAARAAGAQIIDFDFYSEVSLNPFTKISNIDREIELILPIIGKMAKPKEGLDDTLRALAEEAVKSVYANKGNQAEITDVIQFLNNQTGRMADQQHQLAMLLSPFGSTGSMGRWFRGENNFRTEADWTVIELSGLTTNKHLCDVVLMMLSTTIAQEMFTSRDGRRRMLVVEEGGDRVTDEPFAKFIAQLNSKVRKEDGSVGVVVQTFAQIYSTPHGSAIMASAHTKFHMQQTPEAIAQAIEKKWIQVDAYTEQLMREVQTAKGQYSEILIRSGSSAGIARLIETPFNRVLFSTEGDLFKELQRRVRGGEQITHLVEAEANRLYGDGTS; this is encoded by the coding sequence ATGAATATTTTCCAACAAAACGAACAGCGCGATGTCGGCTGGCAATACGTATCCCTGACCGCCGGCAACGATGAGGATGGCATTTTCTATTTTGAAGCGGACAATGCCATCGGTTCAGCCTGCCTGTTCCCGCCGCTGGCCGGCTGGGATGACAAAACCCCGGATGCAGCCTCGGTGCTACTGAACGAGCCCTATCCCGGCGGCACCATCATGCAGTTCATCCATTTCGGTTCGCCCTATATCCGCCCGATTACTGACAACTATGCTCAGGCGCGTTTCGGCGTACTCGGCGATGCGGCGGTACAGACCGCCCAATACGGGGTGCGCGAGCGCGCAGCCTTTATCGAGCGCGGTAGCCGCCATCGGCTGGTACCAACCACGGAAACGCGCATTTTGGGCAGCTATTGCCTGTGGACCTTCAAAATCCCGCTGAAAACATCCAACCCGTTTTCAGGCAGCCCAAAAGAAATGGAAGCCTTTCGCAAGGAGTGCGATGAGTTTCTAAAACTGCGCAGCCGTGCACTGTCACAGCTGACAGTGATGGGTATCCAGGCGAATGTTTTGCCCACCCCCGACCTGATGGGCGTGCTGCGTCGCTATTTCTCGGTGTATGAAGAATGGGATACAGGCGTGGAAGAAGAAACGCCTCTGAATGAGCAGCTGTTTCCAGTTGGTTCGCGCATGAATTGGGATAGCCGCCGCCACGATTTGCTGCACTGTTCCGGCTTCTCCCATTCGAAGGAGCGGCAATACATCGGCCTGCTGGCTATCGACCGTTATCCCGGATCGGATCACCCCTTTCATTTCTCGCGTATGATCGAATTGTTAGGCAATCCGCCAGGTGATGGCCCTCAGATCGGTATGCCCTATGCTCTGTGCACCACCATCCATTTCCCGGAACAGCAGACCAAGGCGGCCAAAGTGCGTGCCATGCAGGGGCAGGTAGAAAAGTCGGCCAACCCGCTGATGCTGAAATGGTCACCTAGGCTCAAGAAAAAACGCGAGGGCTTCCAACAACTGGCCCAGCTGATGGTTGAGGGTGGTAACCTGGTGGAAGCCAGCACCAGTCTGTGCCTGTTTAATGCTTCGGCCAACGCCATCCGTAGTGCTCAATCCACTTTATCCTCCTATTACAAACGGCTTGGCTTCGTGATGCGGCCGGAGCGCTATATGCCGGAAGTTTCTTTCTTTAACCAGCTGCCGCTGAATGCTTCTCCCGAGTCGATCAAGAATACCCACCGATTTAAAACCATGGGTGGCAGCCATGCGGCCCACTTGCTGCCGGTTACCGACGAATGGCAAGGCTTCGGTAACGAAATGCTGCTGACCACCCGTATCGGCCGCCCGTTTCGCTATGCCTTGTTCGACCCGCGCAACCTCAACTACAACTGGGTTTGGACCGGCGGTTCCGGTACCGGTAAAACCTTTGCCGTACAGCGCTTGATCCAGGACCAGCTGTCAATGGGGACCAAAATCTGGACGCTGGATACCGGTTCGTCCTATCTGGCCGCTGCCCGGGCGGCGGGTGCACAAATCATCGACTTTGATTTCTATTCGGAAGTCAGCCTGAATCCGTTTACCAAGATTTCCAATATCGACCGTGAAATCGAGCTGATCCTGCCGATCATCGGCAAGATGGCCAAACCGAAAGAGGGTCTAGACGATACTCTGCGTGCCTTGGCCGAAGAAGCGGTTAAATCGGTGTATGCCAATAAAGGCAACCAGGCCGAAATTACCGATGTGATCCAGTTTTTGAACAACCAGACCGGCCGCATGGCCGACCAACAGCACCAATTGGCGATGCTGCTATCACCCTTCGGTTCGACTGGCTCGATGGGTCGCTGGTTCCGGGGCGAAAACAATTTCCGCACTGAGGCCGATTGGACTGTAATCGAATTATCCGGACTGACCACCAACAAACATCTGTGCGACGTGGTGCTGATGATGCTGTCCACCACCATTGCCCAAGAAATGTTTACCAGCCGCGACGGTCGCCGCCGGATGCTGGTAGTCGAAGAAGGCGGCGATCGGGTAACCGATGAACCGTTCGCCAAATTTATCGCCCAGCTGAACTCAAAAGTGCGCAAAGAAGACGGCTCAGTCGGTGTGGTAGTGCAAACCTTCGCCCAGATTTACAGCACACCGCACGGCTCGGCCATCATGGCCTCGGCACACACCAAGTTCCATATGCAGCAAACGCCGGAGGCGATTGCCCAGGCGATCGAGAAAAAATGGATCCAGGTCGATGCCTATACCGAACAGCTGATGCGCGAAGTACAGACAGCTAAAGGTCAGTATAGCGAAATTTTGATTCGTAGCGGCAGCAGCGCCGGCATTGCCCGGCTGATCGAAACCCCGTTTAACCGTGTATTGTTTTCCACCGAAGGCGATCTGTTTAAAGAGTTACAACGTCGTGTGCGCGGTGGTGAACAAATCACTCATTTGGTCGAAGCCGAAGCCAACAGGCTGTACGGTGACGGCACTTCCTAA
- a CDS encoding single-stranded DNA-binding protein produces MSISIVVRGNLGQSFELKEINRSDGETSTVLNFSIASNRFKRQRVDGQDHYVPAGPTEWLECEYWNRRATHLHSLLVKGMPVVVEGEELSETYEKDGQTIKTRKIRVENIYLNLNSERIASITLNPSRTSDQAAAADDNNNPL; encoded by the coding sequence ATGTCTATTTCTATCGTTGTCCGGGGTAATCTCGGGCAGTCTTTCGAACTCAAAGAAATCAACCGCAGCGACGGCGAAACCAGTACCGTCCTGAACTTTTCTATTGCTTCCAACCGTTTCAAACGCCAAAGGGTCGACGGGCAGGACCATTATGTACCGGCCGGGCCGACTGAGTGGCTGGAGTGCGAGTATTGGAATCGTCGTGCCACACATCTGCACAGCTTATTGGTTAAAGGTATGCCAGTGGTGGTGGAAGGCGAAGAGTTGTCCGAAACCTATGAAAAAGACGGACAAACAATCAAGACCCGCAAAATCCGCGTGGAAAACATCTACCTCAATCTCAATTCCGAACGCATCGCATCCATTACCCTGAATCCGTCACGTACATCGGATCAGGCTGCGGCTGCGGATGATAATAACAACCCCCTCTGA